A single Phycisphaerae bacterium DNA region contains:
- a CDS encoding response regulator, whose protein sequence is MPAKLEGINVLIVDDDQDILTSCKVAFEASGAKVTTGNDGNKAVDLANRLKPDLIILDMMMPRKSGFVVVEIIKPKPAPGTVPFIIMITANEGKRHELYARSLGVDDYVNKPFATERLIELAARYFNREYTEPERW, encoded by the coding sequence ATGCCGGCAAAACTGGAAGGCATCAACGTGTTGATCGTCGACGACGATCAGGACATTCTGACTAGCTGCAAGGTCGCCTTCGAGGCCAGCGGCGCGAAGGTGACGACCGGCAACGATGGCAATAAAGCCGTCGACCTGGCAAACCGCCTGAAGCCGGATTTGATTATTCTGGACATGATGATGCCGCGAAAGAGCGGCTTTGTGGTGGTCGAGATAATCAAGCCGAAGCCCGCACCCGGAACCGTCCCCTTTATCATCATGATTACCGCGAACGAGGGGAAGCGCCACGAACTGTACGCCCGCAGCCTAGGCGTGGATGACTACGTGAACAAGCCGTTTGCAACCGAACGCCTGATCGAACTGGCGGCACGGTATTTCAATCGCGAGTACACCGAGCCAGAACGCTGGTAA
- a CDS encoding two-component sensor histidine kinase, protein MTEQDDHTADLIVELSAAAGGLAHEIRNALSTLRMNLQLLDEDWGRLEEDEHRTDFDAMRSAGDRLGVARRSRKRLDTLLRETRRLESILEDFLQFIRRRELKIEDADLNQVIAEIVEFYRPQADAGGLQMLFSPADQPLPCRIDVRLIKQAVLNLLINAQQAAGMNGRLSIATSCHDDGTYRIRVSDSGPGIPSDQIGRVFEAYYSTKKGGTGLGLTLARQIVQAHAGHIIASSPPGEGACFTIELAAHPQSPTA, encoded by the coding sequence ATGACCGAACAAGACGACCACACCGCCGATCTCATCGTGGAGCTGTCCGCAGCCGCGGGCGGCCTTGCGCATGAGATTCGCAACGCCCTCTCGACGCTGCGAATGAATCTCCAACTGCTCGACGAAGACTGGGGGCGGCTCGAAGAAGATGAACACCGGACCGATTTCGACGCAATGCGATCCGCCGGCGATCGGCTCGGCGTGGCACGGCGCAGCAGGAAGCGCCTCGATACGCTGCTCCGTGAAACGCGACGGCTCGAATCGATCCTCGAAGACTTCCTCCAGTTCATCCGGCGGCGAGAGTTGAAAATCGAAGACGCCGATCTGAATCAGGTCATTGCCGAAATCGTCGAGTTCTATCGGCCGCAAGCCGACGCCGGCGGTTTGCAGATGCTTTTCTCACCCGCTGATCAGCCGTTGCCCTGCCGGATAGACGTCAGATTGATTAAACAGGCCGTACTCAATCTGCTGATCAACGCACAGCAGGCTGCCGGAATGAACGGCCGATTGTCAATCGCAACCTCGTGCCATGATGACGGCACCTATCGGATCCGGGTCTCCGACAGCGGGCCGGGCATTCCATCCGATCAGATCGGACGCGTATTCGAGGCCTACTATTCGACAAAGAAGGGCGGTACCGGCCTGGGGCTGACTTTGGCGAGACAGATTGTGCAGGCCCACGCGGGCCACATCATCGCGAGTTCCCCACCCGGCGAAGGCGCCTGTTTCACCATCGAACTGGCGGCGCATCCGCAATCGCCGACGGCCTGA
- the lpxK gene encoding tetraacyldisaccharide 4'-kinase, with amino-acid sequence MSARRSTFLDLVSGRRVGFRARLARFGLACLAIPYELIIRMRNLYYTLVSTARRRVEKPVISIGNITVGGTGKTPMAARIARMLADRRRTVAILTRGYKGRPTTATTDQPTPPWTLESDEARVLQRRCPDTTIVIDADRVAGAKAAISAGCDTLVLDDGFQHRRLARDLDLVLIDATNPFGHGRMLPRGLLREPPSALKRADIIVLTRSDEIDPSDKMLLLATIRRCSGGKPLVQAVHRISGFQDVAGCFLPGQDPGAVQAVIFAGVGNFESFRRSVERLGVSVLAAYEYPDHHDYSADEITALCDVALTLEANAVVTTEKDAVKLLERWPDRSCRLLVLNVEIEFCDDGERFVAERMDEMLSRFPALPAMKAAQSPPGESIGVEEF; translated from the coding sequence ATGTCCGCCCGGCGAAGCACATTTCTCGATCTGGTCTCCGGCCGACGGGTCGGCTTCCGGGCGCGACTTGCCCGATTCGGACTGGCCTGCCTCGCCATCCCTTACGAGCTGATTATCCGAATGCGGAATCTGTATTACACCCTCGTCTCGACAGCGCGCCGGCGCGTCGAGAAACCGGTCATCTCAATCGGTAATATCACGGTCGGCGGCACCGGAAAGACGCCGATGGCCGCTCGCATCGCGCGAATGCTCGCCGATCGACGCCGCACGGTCGCAATTCTCACACGCGGATACAAGGGTCGTCCCACCACCGCGACGACGGATCAGCCGACGCCGCCCTGGACCCTCGAAAGCGACGAGGCCCGCGTCCTCCAACGCCGATGCCCCGATACGACCATCGTCATTGATGCAGACCGTGTGGCCGGCGCGAAGGCTGCCATTTCCGCAGGATGCGATACGCTCGTGCTGGACGACGGCTTCCAGCACCGGCGGCTCGCCAGAGATCTCGATCTCGTTCTCATCGACGCCACAAACCCGTTTGGCCACGGGCGGATGCTGCCGCGCGGCCTGTTGCGCGAACCCCCCTCGGCACTTAAACGAGCCGATATCATCGTTCTGACACGCAGCGACGAGATCGATCCGTCTGACAAAATGCTGCTCCTGGCGACAATTCGCCGCTGCTCAGGCGGAAAACCCCTCGTACAGGCCGTCCACCGAATCTCCGGCTTTCAGGATGTCGCCGGATGTTTCCTGCCGGGGCAGGATCCCGGCGCGGTGCAGGCCGTGATCTTTGCAGGCGTCGGTAATTTCGAGAGCTTTCGTCGATCGGTGGAGCGCCTCGGCGTCTCGGTACTCGCGGCCTACGAGTACCCCGACCATCACGACTATTCCGCAGACGAAATCACCGCGCTTTGCGACGTGGCTCTCACGTTGGAGGCAAATGCCGTGGTCACGACTGAGAAAGACGCCGTCAAGCTGCTGGAGCGATGGCCTGACCGCAGCTGTCGCCTGCTGGTTCTCAATGTGGAAATCGAATTCTGCGACGACGGTGAACGATTCGTGGCCGAGCGCATGGACGAAATGCTGAGCCGATTTCCCGCTTTGCCGGCCATGAAGGCAGCTCAGAGTCCGCCGGGCGAATCGATCGGGGTCGAGGAGTTTTGA
- the pnp gene encoding polyribonucleotide nucleotidyltransferase — protein sequence MAIHSVEAEIGGRTLRIETGKLAKQADGAVVVTYGETVVLTAVVTASPREGIDFFPLSVDYREKMYAAGKFPGGFFKREARPSEKEILTMRLTDRPIRPLFPEGYKNEVLIQSMVLSSDQENDPDILSMIGASAALTVSSCPFEGPTGACRVGRVDGQLVVNPTMQQREMSDLEVVVAGHKDGVNMIEAASLEVPEDVMADALAFSFDECRKVVALIEELGRKVNPVKVNPVPKRDETMIRRVRELCEKLDLKNARCKPMKAERVAAVKEIKDKIIGELIPENGADDLPYTRNDVVEEFDKIFERYFQESVMETGKRSDGRGPLDIRNIECEVGGIPRTHGSGLFTRGETQALVVATLGTKRDEQFIDNLVEEYNKKFILHYNFPPFSTGEVKRIGAVSRREIGHGNLAERSLQAVMPTPEQFPYTVRIVSEILESNGSSSMASVCGGTLALMDAGVPIKHPVAGISIGMVHDDHGGYKLITDIQGEEDHYGDMDFKVAGTQVGITAIQLDLKARMISQAQIVEVLKQARDARIHILKKMLSAIREPRAEISRWAPRMLTIRVEQDKIGKIIGPGGKGIKAIEAGTGAKLDIDDDGTVHISCMDAAGAQAAYDAVEAISVGVKVGRIYEGRVSAIKDFGAFVEVVPGTDGLCHISELSDGYVQKVSDVCKVGDEMRVKVILIDDTGRIKLSRKAVLLEEKAAGKTAAGEAQPA from the coding sequence ATGGCAATACACAGCGTTGAAGCGGAGATCGGCGGTCGAACTCTCAGGATTGAAACAGGCAAGTTGGCCAAGCAGGCCGACGGCGCCGTCGTCGTCACCTACGGCGAGACGGTCGTGCTGACTGCCGTTGTCACGGCATCTCCGAGAGAAGGCATCGACTTCTTCCCTCTTTCGGTTGACTACCGCGAGAAGATGTACGCGGCGGGGAAGTTTCCGGGCGGCTTCTTCAAGCGCGAGGCCCGGCCGTCAGAGAAGGAAATTCTCACCATGCGACTGACGGATCGACCGATCCGGCCGCTGTTCCCCGAGGGATACAAGAACGAAGTCCTGATCCAGAGCATGGTGCTTTCGTCAGACCAGGAAAACGATCCCGATATCCTCAGTATGATCGGCGCTTCAGCAGCCCTGACCGTGAGCAGTTGCCCGTTCGAAGGGCCCACCGGCGCTTGCCGCGTGGGGCGCGTTGACGGCCAACTCGTCGTCAATCCGACGATGCAGCAGCGCGAAATGAGCGATCTGGAAGTTGTCGTCGCCGGTCATAAGGACGGCGTCAACATGATCGAGGCCGCCTCGCTTGAAGTGCCCGAAGATGTCATGGCCGATGCACTGGCCTTCAGCTTTGATGAATGTCGCAAAGTGGTCGCGCTCATCGAGGAACTCGGCCGCAAGGTGAATCCGGTGAAGGTCAACCCGGTTCCGAAGCGCGATGAGACGATGATCCGCCGCGTCCGGGAGCTGTGCGAAAAGCTCGACCTGAAGAACGCGCGCTGCAAGCCCATGAAGGCGGAGCGCGTGGCCGCCGTCAAGGAAATCAAGGACAAAATCATCGGCGAGTTGATTCCCGAAAACGGGGCCGACGACCTGCCGTACACGCGGAATGATGTCGTCGAAGAGTTTGACAAGATCTTCGAACGCTACTTCCAGGAATCGGTCATGGAGACCGGCAAGCGGTCCGACGGCCGCGGACCACTCGATATTCGCAATATCGAATGCGAAGTCGGCGGCATTCCCCGGACGCACGGCTCCGGCCTCTTTACCCGAGGCGAGACCCAGGCGCTCGTTGTCGCAACGCTTGGCACCAAGCGCGACGAGCAATTCATCGACAACCTCGTCGAAGAGTACAACAAGAAGTTCATCCTGCACTACAACTTCCCCCCCTTTTCCACCGGTGAGGTCAAGCGCATCGGCGCGGTCAGCCGTCGCGAGATCGGCCACGGCAATCTGGCCGAACGCTCGCTTCAGGCCGTCATGCCGACCCCTGAGCAATTCCCTTACACCGTGCGAATTGTGAGCGAAATTCTTGAATCCAACGGTTCGAGCTCGATGGCGTCGGTCTGCGGCGGAACACTTGCCCTGATGGACGCTGGCGTACCGATCAAACACCCCGTCGCCGGCATTTCCATTGGAATGGTTCACGATGACCATGGCGGCTATAAGCTCATCACCGACATTCAGGGCGAGGAAGATCACTACGGCGACATGGACTTCAAGGTGGCCGGCACACAGGTGGGAATCACCGCCATTCAGCTCGACCTCAAGGCCCGCATGATATCGCAGGCGCAGATCGTCGAAGTTCTGAAGCAGGCCCGAGACGCCCGGATTCACATCCTCAAGAAAATGCTGAGCGCCATCCGAGAGCCGCGAGCGGAAATCAGCCGCTGGGCCCCGCGCATGCTGACCATCCGAGTCGAGCAGGACAAGATCGGCAAGATCATCGGCCCGGGCGGAAAGGGCATAAAAGCCATCGAAGCGGGAACCGGCGCGAAGCTCGACATCGACGACGACGGAACCGTCCATATCTCCTGCATGGACGCGGCGGGCGCGCAAGCGGCGTACGACGCCGTCGAGGCGATCAGCGTCGGCGTGAAGGTCGGCCGAATCTACGAAGGCCGCGTCAGCGCGATCAAGGATTTCGGCGCCTTCGTCGAGGTGGTTCCGGGCACGGACGGCCTCTGTCACATCAGCGAGCTGTCAGATGGCTACGTCCAAAAGGTCAGCGATGTCTGCAAGGTCGGCGATGAAATGCGCGTCAAAGTGATTCTCATTGACGACACCGGGCGCATCAAGCTGTCGCGGAAGGCCGTTCTGCTTGAAGAGAAGGCGGCAGGCAAGACCGCGGCTGGCGAGGCCCAGCCGGCCTGA
- a CDS encoding SGNH/GDSL hydrolase family protein yields MDSNQPSGESVRTARRPNWVARVVLLAAAVVIGAAAVDLGVRLFGIGPGHFAPRRFEPDGRVPFVRLANGPISYQPGARFSSVYDGPSGAPFTTGPVRYSINQYGLRGPEMSMSRHSGVIRIACLGDSFTFGEGVDDAAVYPRRLESLLNAVNGGAPTRPADSAPARYEVLNCGVQGHGTIDEFLYYRMYISKFRPDVVVLGFFLNDAMDGAETIRQNDEWTTDQPLSRLSHISRISEILERSRAADRLQSAYFAAIRESFESPRWSLCKRALTDLRDLTARDGCRLIVAIWPVLWELDGRYPFKDIHGLISAFCAEQGIACVDLLETFTGLDASSLWVHPMDHHPNATAHDRAARLLLKMFVD; encoded by the coding sequence ATGGATTCGAATCAACCATCTGGTGAATCGGTGCGAACCGCGCGGCGGCCGAATTGGGTGGCGCGGGTCGTCCTGTTGGCGGCCGCAGTGGTCATTGGAGCGGCGGCTGTTGACCTGGGCGTGCGTCTTTTCGGCATTGGCCCGGGTCATTTTGCGCCGCGGCGCTTCGAGCCCGACGGCCGGGTTCCTTTTGTGCGACTTGCGAACGGTCCGATCTCCTACCAGCCCGGCGCGCGGTTTTCGTCGGTGTACGACGGGCCTTCCGGCGCGCCGTTCACGACCGGGCCGGTGCGGTACTCGATCAATCAATACGGGCTTCGCGGCCCGGAGATGTCAATGTCGCGGCACTCCGGCGTGATCCGTATCGCGTGCCTTGGTGATTCATTCACATTCGGCGAGGGAGTGGACGATGCGGCGGTGTATCCCCGCCGGCTGGAGTCGCTGCTCAATGCAGTCAACGGCGGGGCGCCGACCCGGCCAGCCGATTCGGCGCCCGCACGGTATGAGGTGCTGAACTGCGGTGTCCAGGGGCACGGAACGATTGATGAGTTCCTCTATTATCGCATGTACATCAGCAAGTTTCGGCCGGACGTGGTCGTGCTTGGATTCTTCCTGAATGATGCGATGGACGGCGCCGAGACCATTCGACAAAACGACGAATGGACGACGGACCAGCCGCTTTCACGATTGTCGCACATCTCCCGAATCAGCGAAATTCTGGAGCGTTCGCGCGCCGCGGATCGATTGCAGTCGGCCTACTTCGCGGCGATCCGCGAAAGCTTCGAGTCGCCTCGATGGTCGCTTTGCAAGCGAGCGCTGACCGATCTCCGGGATTTGACCGCGCGGGACGGCTGTCGACTGATTGTCGCCATCTGGCCCGTGTTGTGGGAGCTGGATGGCCGTTATCCGTTCAAGGACATTCACGGCCTGATCTCCGCGTTTTGCGCGGAGCAGGGGATTGCGTGTGTGGATCTGCTGGAGACCTTCACCGGTCTTGACGCATCGTCTCTCTGGGTTCACCCGATGGATCATCACCCAAACGCGACGGCGCACGACCGTGCGGCCCGGCTGCTACTGAAGATGTTCGTTGACTGA
- a CDS encoding helix-turn-helix domain-containing protein → MNRPKEVLTTGEVARLCKVAPRTVSKWFDSGKLRGYRIPGSKDRRIPLAQLIRFMRAHNIPLEGLDSGTTRVLIVERDRSVAELLSNALANNAGYDVRVVHTAFEAGAVAQSYMPQVMLIDSTMPGLDARESLNAVRNVPELANCRLVALAGSSKSGEHVGLRQDGYDAVIGRPFEVSQVVHAIETSLGVAGAL, encoded by the coding sequence ATGAATCGGCCGAAGGAAGTACTGACCACCGGCGAAGTCGCCAGACTCTGCAAGGTCGCGCCGCGCACGGTTTCCAAGTGGTTCGACAGCGGAAAGCTCCGCGGCTATCGCATTCCCGGAAGCAAAGACCGGCGGATTCCGCTGGCGCAGCTCATTCGATTCATGCGAGCCCACAACATCCCTCTTGAAGGACTCGACAGCGGCACGACGCGCGTACTTATCGTCGAGCGGGATCGCAGCGTGGCGGAATTGCTCTCCAACGCGCTCGCAAACAACGCCGGTTATGACGTTCGCGTCGTTCACACCGCGTTCGAAGCCGGAGCGGTGGCGCAGTCGTACATGCCCCAGGTCATGCTGATCGATTCCACCATGCCCGGTCTCGACGCCCGCGAAAGCTTGAACGCCGTTCGAAACGTGCCTGAACTCGCCAATTGCCGACTCGTCGCACTCGCCGGCTCGTCGAAATCCGGAGAACATGTCGGTCTTCGGCAGGACGGATATGATGCCGTGATCGGCAGACCCTTCGAAGTGTCACAGGTTGTTCATGCCATCGAAACATCACTCGGTGTCGCCGGCGCGCTGTAA
- a CDS encoding prolyl oligopeptidase family serine peptidase, which translates to MTRRHTKYTLKSAATFCLIGWTAGCPVTQTLPEQAAVQQLSDARTERGYLLYVPSIYSKERSWPLVVACHGTWPYDSADHQMREWAKLAEYEGIVVAAPTLVSSRGDFPPATARQIELQEEDQKAILSMVEEIKRRYTIDESRVFMTGWSAGAFPLLYTGLRNPDIFRALYIRQGSFDERFQPLAGTEISRWQQIKIVYGKSDILRDQTVACVKWLRDNKAWVDEEEVAGIHRRMDAKFTWNYFEKIAKERPWIRMGMMKARGDDPLAMQFLLETSPVAVRQKWFFGDGGESYEASPVHVYERPGTYTVRVNVALEGGKTYTRTKSVQVRRVIGGPE; encoded by the coding sequence ATGACCCGACGCCATACAAAGTACACCCTCAAATCCGCCGCAACCTTCTGCCTGATCGGCTGGACCGCCGGCTGCCCCGTCACGCAGACCCTGCCCGAGCAGGCCGCGGTTCAGCAGTTGTCTGACGCACGGACCGAGCGAGGCTATTTGCTCTATGTGCCGAGCATCTATTCCAAGGAGCGATCGTGGCCGCTCGTGGTCGCCTGTCATGGGACGTGGCCGTACGATTCCGCGGATCATCAGATGCGTGAGTGGGCGAAGCTGGCCGAGTATGAGGGCATTGTCGTCGCGGCGCCGACGCTGGTTTCCAGCCGTGGCGATTTTCCGCCTGCGACTGCGCGACAGATCGAGCTCCAGGAGGAGGATCAAAAGGCGATTCTCTCAATGGTCGAGGAGATCAAGCGTCGATACACGATCGACGAATCGAGAGTGTTCATGACGGGTTGGTCGGCCGGCGCGTTTCCGTTGCTGTACACCGGCTTGCGAAATCCGGACATCTTTCGGGCGTTGTACATTCGTCAGGGGTCGTTTGATGAGCGGTTTCAGCCGTTGGCGGGTACCGAGATCAGCCGATGGCAGCAGATCAAGATCGTTTACGGCAAGTCTGACATTCTTCGCGATCAGACAGTGGCCTGCGTGAAATGGCTTCGCGACAACAAGGCGTGGGTCGATGAAGAAGAGGTCGCCGGCATCCATCGCCGGATGGACGCGAAATTCACATGGAACTACTTCGAGAAGATCGCGAAGGAGCGGCCGTGGATCCGAATGGGAATGATGAAGGCTCGTGGAGACGATCCGCTGGCGATGCAGTTCCTCCTGGAAACCTCACCCGTCGCGGTCAGGCAGAAGTGGTTCTTCGGTGACGGCGGCGAGTCGTACGAGGCTTCCCCGGTTCATGTCTATGAGCGGCCCGGCACATATACCGTCCGCGTCAATGTGGCGCTGGAGGGCGGAAAGACCTATACGCGAACAAAGTCCGTGCAGGTCCGCCGGGTGATCGGCGGCCCGGAGTGA
- a CDS encoding competence/damage-inducible protein A yields MKIAHLISIGNELTGGRTVDTNSAWLARQLASVGVHCTRHVTIADELEPIRDAMLSASHDADFVIVTGGLGPTPDDLTREALAVAMSVPLELHGESLAHIESYFQSRQRTMYPANRQQAMLPQGTRAIPNPHGTAPGIRATLNRAEFFILPGVPYEMKAMFEATVRPEIASSDAGIVEERVLRTFGMSESEVGERIADLMRRDRNPTVGTSAAELIISIRIVAHGSTDGEIKRLIDADELEIRNRLGDVIFGATEDTLATAAVSTLIDRNLTLSTAESCTGGLIAKLVTDVSGSSACFVQGFVTYANDAKTRLLEVPGALIAANGAVSPQVADAMATNCRRISGTDFAIGVTGIAGPTGGTSDKPVGLVYVALATPTETIVRELRLGDNLRRDQVRDRSAKAALNLLRLELHRSRPSQSMRTRAR; encoded by the coding sequence ATGAAGATCGCTCATCTCATCAGCATCGGAAACGAGCTTACCGGCGGCCGGACTGTTGATACCAATTCGGCCTGGCTTGCAAGACAACTTGCATCGGTCGGTGTGCATTGCACTCGACACGTCACGATCGCCGACGAATTGGAACCGATACGCGATGCGATGCTCTCGGCTTCGCACGATGCGGATTTCGTGATCGTCACCGGCGGGCTCGGTCCCACCCCTGACGACCTCACCCGAGAAGCCCTGGCCGTTGCGATGTCGGTGCCGCTGGAACTGCATGGCGAGAGCCTGGCGCACATCGAGAGCTACTTTCAATCGCGCCAGCGAACAATGTACCCGGCAAACAGGCAGCAGGCCATGCTTCCGCAAGGCACTCGCGCCATCCCCAACCCGCACGGAACCGCGCCGGGAATTCGCGCAACGCTCAATCGGGCGGAGTTCTTCATTTTGCCAGGCGTGCCTTACGAAATGAAAGCCATGTTCGAGGCAACCGTCCGGCCCGAGATCGCATCGAGCGACGCCGGAATCGTCGAAGAGCGAGTGCTTCGCACCTTTGGCATGAGCGAATCCGAGGTCGGCGAGCGAATCGCTGATTTGATGCGGCGGGATCGCAATCCCACGGTCGGCACCAGCGCGGCCGAACTGATCATCTCGATTCGCATTGTGGCCCACGGTTCGACCGACGGCGAGATTAAACGCCTGATCGATGCGGACGAACTGGAAATACGAAACCGGCTGGGTGACGTTATTTTCGGCGCGACGGAAGATACGCTTGCAACCGCTGCCGTCAGCACGCTGATCGATCGGAATCTGACATTGTCCACCGCCGAGTCATGCACGGGCGGGCTGATCGCCAAACTTGTCACGGACGTGTCCGGCTCGAGTGCCTGTTTCGTGCAGGGCTTCGTAACCTACGCCAACGACGCGAAAACACGATTGCTTGAAGTGCCGGGCGCGCTCATCGCGGCGAACGGCGCAGTCAGCCCACAGGTGGCCGACGCGATGGCGACAAACTGCCGACGCATCTCGGGCACCGACTTCGCGATCGGCGTAACCGGTATCGCCGGCCCCACCGGCGGAACCAGCGACAAACCGGTCGGGCTTGTGTATGTCGCCCTTGCGACTCCGACCGAAACGATCGTCAGGGAACTGCGTCTTGGAGACAATCTTCGCCGCGATCAGGTACGCGACCGCTCCGCCAAGGCCGCACTCAACCTGTTGCGGCTGGAACTCCATCGCTCGCGCCCGAGCCAATCGATGCGGACCCGGGCTCGCTGA
- a CDS encoding HAD-IIIA family hydrolase, translating into MNQKRPAVFVDRDNTLIHDPGYLRHAEHVRLLPGVGEAVARLRSAGFPVVVVTNQSGVARGYLTEAELATVHQRMQELLQESGSGVDAIYYCPFLTGPDAVVEAYRKESDLRKPKPGMMLQAAEDMNLDLAASWMIGDSDRDVLAGMAVGCRTILIGNGPIPDNVTPDFTAAGFARAADIVIRETTARLAPKPEAGTATENRKSGKKGGASRTHGPLPASPSIPASNAPKSKSESSHNTNGAVAVAAPPAVRVADPHVRILEPAAAASRRNVVEAESSRPPTKPSVRDEVAQSTPPAPAPAPQLADESRPVAEIQQSASVQKPTESADAPNSSMPTPARQQSSLGETLTAASPPAPAEQPRRQETTAPTGASERPAIHTAPEAAPSEAISPAKEATTATPSASPAKDSDQIERLRQNKPPEPTMGQLLEELRMMRREKQSTDFSFAQLGGAIAQAFAVCALAFGLFAAVNGETQSATFRIQLAIAFQLLALTGFIVNRKT; encoded by the coding sequence GTGAATCAGAAAAGGCCGGCGGTCTTCGTCGACCGCGACAACACATTGATCCACGACCCCGGCTACCTACGGCATGCGGAGCATGTGCGATTGCTGCCCGGTGTCGGCGAAGCCGTTGCGAGGCTGCGATCCGCGGGCTTTCCCGTGGTCGTCGTGACGAATCAGTCGGGTGTGGCCAGAGGCTATCTCACCGAGGCGGAGCTGGCGACGGTGCATCAGCGCATGCAGGAACTGCTTCAGGAGAGCGGATCCGGCGTCGATGCCATCTATTACTGCCCGTTTCTCACCGGCCCCGATGCCGTGGTCGAGGCGTATCGCAAGGAAAGCGATCTGCGAAAACCCAAGCCCGGCATGATGCTTCAGGCCGCCGAGGACATGAACCTCGATCTGGCGGCATCCTGGATGATCGGCGATTCGGATCGGGACGTGCTTGCCGGCATGGCGGTCGGCTGCCGTACCATCCTCATTGGCAATGGTCCCATTCCCGACAATGTTACGCCGGATTTCACCGCAGCCGGTTTCGCCCGGGCGGCGGACATCGTGATTCGCGAAACGACCGCACGATTAGCGCCGAAGCCGGAAGCTGGAACCGCGACCGAAAATCGGAAATCCGGGAAGAAGGGCGGCGCTTCAAGAACGCACGGGCCATTGCCCGCATCCCCTTCCATACCCGCTTCGAATGCGCCCAAGTCAAAATCCGAATCGTCGCACAATACGAATGGAGCTGTCGCCGTGGCCGCTCCGCCCGCGGTCCGCGTCGCCGATCCGCACGTCCGCATTCTCGAACCGGCTGCCGCCGCTTCACGCAGAAACGTGGTCGAGGCCGAATCCAGCCGCCCGCCGACCAAACCCTCTGTGCGGGACGAAGTGGCTCAAAGCACTCCTCCGGCGCCGGCGCCTGCCCCGCAGCTTGCGGACGAATCACGGCCAGTCGCCGAGATTCAGCAATCCGCGTCCGTGCAAAAACCGACGGAATCCGCGGATGCACCGAATTCATCAATGCCGACACCCGCCAGGCAGCAATCCAGCTTGGGTGAAACGCTGACGGCCGCTTCCCCCCCTGCGCCCGCCGAACAGCCCCGGCGGCAGGAGACCACGGCGCCCACCGGCGCCTCAGAACGCCCGGCGATTCACACTGCACCCGAAGCCGCACCGAGCGAAGCGATCAGCCCCGCGAAAGAAGCGACGACCGCCACTCCAAGCGCATCTCCGGCGAAAGACTCGGATCAAATTGAAAGACTGCGACAGAACAAACCGCCAGAGCCGACGATGGGGCAATTGCTTGAAGAGCTGCGGATGATGCGGCGCGAAAAGCAATCGACGGATTTCTCATTCGCGCAGCTCGGTGGCGCGATCGCGCAGGCCTTCGCGGTCTGCGCTCTCGCGTTCGGCCTGTTCGCAGCGGTGAACGGAGAAACCCAGTCCGCGACATTTCGAATTCAACTCGCCATCGCGTTTCAGCTGCTCGCGCTGACGGGTTTCATCGTCAATCGAAAAACATGA
- the rpsO gene encoding 30S ribosomal protein S15 → MSLTDEAKQSVVTQYRRHEKDTGSPEVQIALLTTRIQQLTEHFKTHKKDHASRRGLLKMVGARSSLLKYLTRTDRGRYQQTIDSLGLRK, encoded by the coding sequence ATGTCATTGACGGACGAAGCGAAGCAGAGCGTGGTGACCCAGTATCGCCGACACGAAAAGGACACGGGCTCGCCCGAGGTCCAGATCGCCCTGCTGACGACTCGCATCCAGCAGTTGACCGAGCATTTCAAGACGCACAAGAAAGATCATGCGTCGCGCCGTGGGCTGCTGAAGATGGTCGGCGCTCGATCGAGTCTGCTGAAGTATCTCACGCGAACCGACCGCGGCCGCTATCAGCAGACGATCGACAGCCTCGGCCTCCGCAAGTGA